The following proteins are co-located in the Gemmatimonadota bacterium genome:
- a CDS encoding trypsin-like peptidase domain-containing protein, giving the protein MRRWMWILIAGFMVLQVEAKIDPESQATIAQMEKFSEAFAAVASEVNPGVVAVIKKRDVLVGVRRSTGDPFFDYLFGGRQYRQEQRQQSLGSGVIVSRDGYILTNNHVVAEADSIEVELGDGRTFGAILVGTDPQSDVAVLKIDGRDLPALKMGDSDKLKVGSWVLAIGNPYGLRHTVTYGIVSAIGRGNLDIVDYEDFIQTDAAINPGNSGGAMVNLRGELVGLNTAILSRSGGSQGIGLAVPINMARNIMQQILEDGEVKRGYLDVVVQDLTPGLSEPLGLSVNRGALIQEVGEFAEQTGLQPGDVIVGLNDREISSADEFLTRIARTPPGAQVIIEVVRSGGNKKLRVTVDAFDPFRGLKEIERQRVLGLNVQEMTPGIARQFGYNAQWGMLITDVRAGSAADAARLQRGDVIREMNRKAMRSMGDYEDVLAELKPGDEVGIIIRRETRRHYANFYAVLKVPK; this is encoded by the coding sequence ATGCGAAGATGGATGTGGATACTGATTGCGGGATTTATGGTTTTGCAGGTCGAGGCAAAGATTGATCCCGAATCTCAGGCGACGATCGCGCAAATGGAAAAGTTCAGCGAGGCTTTTGCAGCGGTGGCTTCCGAGGTCAATCCAGGTGTGGTCGCGGTTATTAAAAAAAGAGATGTGCTGGTTGGGGTGCGAAGATCGACGGGCGATCCGTTTTTCGATTATCTTTTTGGCGGTAGGCAGTACCGGCAAGAACAGCGGCAACAGAGTTTGGGTTCTGGGGTTATTGTTTCTCGAGATGGCTATATTTTGACCAATAATCACGTTGTTGCAGAGGCCGATTCTATTGAAGTAGAACTCGGCGATGGCAGGACATTTGGCGCAATACTGGTGGGGACAGATCCACAGAGCGATGTCGCGGTGTTGAAAATTGATGGGCGCGATTTGCCCGCGCTAAAGATGGGCGATTCGGATAAGTTGAAGGTCGGTTCCTGGGTGCTGGCTATCGGCAATCCGTATGGTTTGCGGCATACGGTGACGTACGGTATTGTGAGTGCAATTGGACGGGGCAATTTAGATATTGTGGATTACGAAGATTTTATTCAAACAGATGCGGCGATTAACCCGGGCAATAGCGGTGGGGCAATGGTGAATTTGCGCGGGGAACTGGTGGGTCTGAATACGGCGATTTTATCGCGCAGCGGGGGCAGTCAGGGCATTGGGCTGGCTGTGCCAATTAATATGGCGCGCAATATTATGCAGCAGATTCTCGAAGATGGAGAGGTTAAACGCGGGTATCTGGATGTGGTGGTTCAAGATCTGACGCCGGGGCTTTCCGAACCACTGGGATTATCTGTGAATCGGGGTGCGTTGATTCAGGAGGTGGGGGAATTTGCCGAGCAGACGGGTTTGCAGCCGGGCGATGTGATTGTGGGGTTAAACGACCGCGAGATTTCCAGTGCAGATGAGTTTCTGACGCGTATTGCGCGAACCCCTCCGGGCGCACAGGTGATAATTGAGGTGGTCCGAAGTGGGGGAAATAAAAAGTTGCGCGTAACAGTGGATGCGTTTGATCCCTTTCGCGGTCTGAAGGAGATTGAGCGGCAACGCGTCCTGGGGCTGAATGTTCAGGAGATGACGCCCGGTATTGCACGTCAGTTTGGTTATAATGCACAATGGGGCATGCTCATTACCGATGTGAGAGCGGGAAGCGCGGCCGATGCGGCGCGTTTGCAGCGGGGAGATGTGATTCGCGAGATGAATCGCAAAGCCATGCGTTCGATGGGGGATTATGAAGATGTATTGGCAGAGTTGAAACCCGGTGACGAAGTCGGTATCATCATTCGCAGAGAGACCCGCCGGCACTATGCCAATTTTTATGCGGTACTCAAGGTGCCGAAGTAG
- a CDS encoding Gfo/Idh/MocA family oxidoreductase, protein MADKLKVGIIGVGGIARTHIPGWAASEHADLIAGSDIDADVLNHWGKNNNISILSTDPEDLFKNPDIDIIDICTPNNYHAPLAIAALEAGKHVICEKPLAPNPALIKNMIAARDKSGKTLMTAQHFRFSGKSKAMRAELDTGVLGDIYHARSWMLRRSGAPNTPGFIQKQHSGGGPCIDIGVHILDLTLWFMNNPNPVSVTGVARAEIAHQKGAFSSWGLIPSAQFDVEDFAAAFVRFDNGATLVLEVSWLLHHKTQGEDMQMWLYGTRGGSHWPSCEIYQSNNDIKQHYNRTLQNTRDLLEPHAQECVEFARAIAEGKPSPVPAEQSLQVMAILDGIYRSQETGEEVKIAQELS, encoded by the coding sequence ATGGCAGACAAACTCAAAGTCGGCATCATCGGCGTTGGCGGCATCGCGCGCACCCACATTCCCGGATGGGCCGCTTCCGAACATGCCGACCTGATTGCTGGCAGCGATATTGACGCAGACGTACTGAACCACTGGGGAAAAAATAACAACATATCCATCCTATCTACCGATCCGGAAGACCTGTTCAAAAATCCCGATATCGACATCATCGACATCTGCACCCCCAACAATTATCACGCCCCATTGGCCATTGCCGCGCTTGAAGCGGGCAAACACGTCATCTGCGAAAAACCGCTCGCCCCCAACCCGGCACTCATCAAAAACATGATTGCCGCACGCGACAAATCTGGCAAAACCCTGATGACAGCGCAGCATTTTCGTTTCTCGGGCAAATCAAAAGCCATGCGAGCCGAACTCGACACAGGCGTACTCGGAGACATCTACCACGCGCGAAGCTGGATGCTCCGCCGCTCAGGGGCACCAAACACACCGGGCTTTATACAAAAACAACACAGCGGTGGCGGTCCTTGCATCGACATCGGCGTACACATCCTTGATCTCACACTCTGGTTCATGAACAACCCCAATCCCGTATCCGTCACCGGTGTCGCCCGTGCAGAAATCGCCCACCAGAAAGGCGCCTTCAGCAGTTGGGGTCTCATCCCATCGGCGCAGTTCGATGTCGAAGACTTCGCCGCAGCATTTGTGCGCTTTGACAATGGCGCAACCCTCGTGCTCGAAGTCAGCTGGCTACTCCACCACAAAACGCAGGGCGAAGACATGCAAATGTGGCTCTACGGCACCAGAGGAGGCAGCCACTGGCCCAGTTGCGAAATCTATCAAAGCAACAACGATATAAAACAACACTACAACCGCACCCTGCAAAATACCCGCGATCTACTCGAACCCCACGCCCAGGAATGCGTCGAATTTGCCCGGGCCATCGCCGAAGGCAAACCATCACCCGTACCCGCCGAGCAATCGCTGCAAGTCATGGCAATCCTCGACGGCATCTATCGCAGCCAGGAAACGGGCGAAGAAGTAAAAATCGCGCAGGAACTATCGTGA
- a CDS encoding MBL fold metallo-hydrolase, protein MIFISTIVGPLEVNCYILACEKTRKGIVIDPGDDTDTILQFIEDHNIKVVEIIATHGHFDHIGRVASLKEKTGAPFAIHKADVFMVEALTDIVAPLGLQTDPPPKIDRFIDEGDTVVFGRKTLNILHVPGHAPGNIALTWPGHAIIGDTVFAGSIGRTDLEGADLQTLMDSIHTKILTLPDDTILHPGHGPDTTIDREKRINPFLI, encoded by the coding sequence GTGATCTTTATATCCACCATCGTCGGTCCGCTTGAAGTCAATTGTTACATCCTCGCCTGCGAAAAAACGCGCAAAGGCATTGTAATAGATCCCGGAGACGATACCGACACCATACTTCAGTTCATCGAAGACCACAATATCAAAGTCGTCGAAATAATTGCCACACACGGACATTTTGACCACATAGGGCGCGTCGCATCCCTAAAAGAAAAAACCGGCGCGCCATTCGCCATCCACAAAGCCGATGTATTCATGGTCGAGGCGCTTACAGACATTGTCGCACCCCTGGGCCTTCAAACCGACCCACCGCCCAAAATCGACCGCTTTATCGATGAAGGCGACACCGTAGTCTTTGGCCGCAAAACCCTGAACATCCTCCATGTACCGGGTCACGCGCCCGGCAACATCGCCCTCACCTGGCCGGGCCACGCCATTATTGGCGACACGGTATTCGCTGGCTCTATTGGCCGAACCGACCTCGAAGGCGCAGACTTGCAAACGCTCATGGACTCAATCCACACCAAAATCCTCACCCTCCCCGACGACACAATACTTCACCCCGGGCACGGGCCAGACACAACCATAGACCGCGAAAAACGCATCAACCCATTTCTCATATAG